A single window of Candidatus Zixiibacteriota bacterium DNA harbors:
- a CDS encoding S41 family peptidase, translating to MSLKKNAGRGALAVAVLALALCAGMAAQIPAQDNAPPSDAFSFPVEGDFSGLGWSQAFFAMHDFFSRTYAFGDWKKIPWDRMAAYYGQKIVAAEASGDRDAYRIAMVEYLKEIPDGHLKITANTDDLRERFIGGSYGLGLAELDDGSIVAAAVRADGPAGKAGLPAGARILSWNGVPTEKALLAADIRWFKNAATLDDLELERLQAITRAPVGRHATVVFEPPSADPAASLAAAATGGRNFTVELVAQHDDFADLGLFDIAPIPLTDELHRNVVWKILDGDIGYLRIYHVIHFDDITKYPTEVSDAVVEALKAFKAAGVTSLVLDLRGNRGGSDQVAADISGFFASEEAFYERTAWYNASSGHFDLAYSDLFAQTFELSDRALWVVPREPHFEGEIAVLVNPATISSGEGLAMAIGRLPNAKVLGFYGTHGSFGLIPWPIAMPEDFTFEYPIGRSLDASGRIQIDADASGSGGIQPSIRVPRTWETMAAFASGTDVELEYARRWLISH from the coding sequence GTGAGCTTAAAAAAGAATGCCGGGCGAGGGGCCCTTGCAGTAGCGGTTTTGGCTCTGGCGCTCTGCGCGGGCATGGCGGCGCAGATTCCCGCTCAGGATAACGCTCCCCCTTCAGATGCGTTTTCGTTCCCGGTAGAAGGCGATTTCAGTGGTCTGGGCTGGAGTCAGGCATTCTTTGCGATGCACGACTTTTTCTCGCGCACCTACGCCTTCGGTGACTGGAAGAAAATCCCCTGGGACCGGATGGCCGCCTATTACGGGCAGAAGATTGTGGCTGCCGAAGCCAGTGGCGACAGGGACGCCTACCGGATCGCGATGGTGGAGTACCTCAAGGAGATTCCAGATGGCCACCTCAAGATAACGGCCAACACCGACGACCTTAGGGAGAGGTTCATTGGCGGTAGCTATGGCCTTGGTCTCGCAGAGCTCGACGATGGGTCGATCGTCGCCGCGGCGGTACGCGCGGATGGACCCGCGGGAAAAGCCGGGCTGCCGGCCGGGGCGCGAATTCTATCGTGGAACGGCGTGCCTACGGAAAAAGCGCTTTTGGCCGCGGATATACGCTGGTTCAAGAATGCCGCGACGCTCGACGACCTCGAACTCGAACGCCTTCAGGCAATAACGCGTGCACCGGTGGGAAGGCACGCCACTGTCGTCTTCGAGCCGCCTTCAGCCGACCCGGCCGCTTCGCTGGCCGCGGCAGCTACAGGCGGACGGAACTTCACTGTCGAGCTCGTCGCACAGCACGACGACTTTGCGGACCTCGGCCTCTTCGATATTGCCCCGATTCCCTTGACGGACGAGCTCCACAGGAATGTCGTATGGAAGATTCTCGACGGGGACATCGGCTATCTGAGGATCTACCACGTTATTCATTTTGACGACATCACGAAGTATCCGACCGAGGTCAGCGACGCGGTCGTCGAGGCGTTGAAGGCCTTCAAGGCGGCTGGTGTCACTTCGTTAGTGCTCGACCTGCGCGGGAACCGTGGTGGTTCCGACCAGGTCGCGGCCGACATCTCGGGCTTTTTTGCCAGCGAAGAGGCCTTTTACGAGCGCACCGCCTGGTACAACGCCAGTTCCGGCCACTTTGATCTCGCCTATTCCGATCTTTTTGCCCAGACCTTTGAGCTGAGCGACAGGGCGCTCTGGGTTGTGCCCCGGGAACCTCATTTTGAGGGGGAAATCGCCGTGCTGGTGAATCCGGCGACAATCAGCTCTGGTGAAGGGCTCGCGATGGCGATAGGAAGGCTCCCCAACGCAAAAGTGCTGGGCTTCTACGGTACGCATGGCTCCTTCGGGCTGATTCCCTGGCCTATCGCGATGCCCGAAGACTTTACTTTTGAATATCCGATCGGGCGGTCGCTCGACGCTTCAGGAAGGATCCAGATCGATGCCGATGCGTCCGGCTCGGGAGG
- a CDS encoding C45 family autoproteolytic acyltransferase/hydrolase, which produces MLSLKGNWHEMGRQYGGLLSPQLQEFYVAIKADLEARGLRPEHLEGVREIFDTYSDPMKELLRGMSETSGLSLDEHILLETSFYILPDLVIEQSKNAPSCSGIAVAAPRTADGKLYFARNWDMTQIAMRPYLKYLSLVAFNPDDGSLAFANIRPIGQVYVETGINEKGILIEVNNGAGSDPTQNPDGTFVVVELFNLLNECSAFDEVISRLTADKLDASYLVQVADAERAVSVEKPTFDTHIVELKDGELYALNNFVQPIPPAWKGRINEIPAGYRDDRQPALNEIFASDEWNGDVTLESVKAMMEKTIDKGGPVVEGTFGTVIQVIAIPADSVVLFRAWGYSDWAQVNLTDLFRR; this is translated from the coding sequence TCCTTTCGCCCCAGCTTCAGGAATTCTACGTGGCGATCAAGGCCGATCTCGAGGCGCGCGGCCTTAGACCCGAGCATCTCGAGGGGGTGCGGGAGATATTCGATACGTATTCCGATCCGATGAAGGAGCTTCTGCGGGGCATGTCGGAGACTTCCGGGCTCAGCCTTGATGAGCATATCCTTCTTGAGACTTCCTTCTATATTTTGCCGGACCTTGTTATCGAACAGTCGAAAAATGCGCCATCGTGCAGCGGCATTGCGGTAGCCGCCCCGAGGACCGCTGACGGTAAGCTGTATTTCGCACGCAACTGGGACATGACGCAGATTGCGATGCGCCCCTATCTGAAATATCTCTCGCTCGTTGCCTTCAATCCCGACGACGGATCGCTCGCCTTCGCTAACATCAGGCCCATCGGCCAGGTCTACGTGGAGACCGGCATCAACGAGAAAGGCATTCTCATCGAGGTAAACAACGGTGCAGGCTCGGACCCGACACAGAATCCGGACGGCACATTCGTTGTTGTCGAACTCTTTAATCTCCTGAACGAATGTTCGGCCTTCGATGAAGTGATTTCGAGGTTGACGGCGGACAAGCTAGACGCTTCGTACCTGGTGCAGGTCGCGGATGCCGAAAGGGCGGTGTCTGTGGAAAAACCGACCTTCGACACTCACATCGTGGAGTTGAAAGACGGCGAACTCTATGCGCTCAACAATTTTGTCCAGCCCATACCGCCTGCGTGGAAGGGGAGGATCAACGAGATTCCGGCGGGCTATCGCGACGACCGTCAGCCCGCCCTGAACGAGATCTTCGCCAGCGACGAGTGGAATGGCGATGTCACGCTTGAATCGGTAAAGGCCATGATGGAAAAGACGATCGACAAGGGCGGGCCCGTTGTCGAAGGTACTTTCGGCACGGTCATTCAGGTGATCGCCATCCCTGCGGATTCTGTGGTGCTGTTCCGGGCATGGGGATATTCAGACTGGGCCCAGGTGAATCTGACCGATCTGTTCAGGAGGTGA